The following are encoded in a window of Variovorax paradoxus genomic DNA:
- a CDS encoding TetR/AcrR family transcriptional regulator: MGRPAKFTREQLQQAALALVDADGLSGLTMRALASRLETGAMTLYNYVSQREELEMLVVEAVLGKVRWGTDGHQPWHEALENIAIALWRVIRDHPHVIPLILTKRSRSPAVFEVTEALLHTLAQSGRSGARLLVGFRAVSALIMGAAQAELAGPLTLQADESPDDTIARFQALPPDRFPHLIEIATAATASDAETEFRASLSLLIDGLRAEAAPQV, from the coding sequence GTGGGACGTCCCGCCAAATTCACCCGTGAACAGCTTCAACAGGCTGCGTTGGCGTTGGTCGATGCGGACGGCCTCTCCGGCCTGACCATGCGCGCGCTGGCGAGTCGGCTCGAGACCGGCGCGATGACGCTCTACAACTACGTCTCGCAACGCGAAGAGCTGGAGATGCTGGTGGTCGAAGCGGTGCTGGGCAAGGTGCGCTGGGGGACCGACGGCCACCAGCCCTGGCATGAAGCGCTGGAAAACATCGCGATCGCGCTGTGGCGCGTGATCCGCGACCATCCCCATGTGATTCCGCTGATCCTCACGAAGCGCAGCCGCTCACCCGCGGTGTTCGAGGTGACCGAAGCCCTGCTGCACACGCTGGCCCAAAGCGGCCGCAGCGGCGCCCGCCTGCTCGTGGGTTTTCGCGCGGTGTCCGCGCTCATCATGGGCGCCGCGCAGGCCGAACTCGCCGGGCCGCTCACGCTGCAGGCCGACGAATCACCCGACGACACCATCGCGCGGTTCCAGGCCCTGCCGCCGGACCGGTTCCCGCATCTGATCGAGATCGCGACTGCTGCCACGGCCAGCGATGCGGAGACCGAGTTCCGGGCGAGCCTGTCGCTGCTGATCGATGGCCTGCGCGCAGAGGCTGCGCCGCAGGTCTGA
- a CDS encoding MFS transporter, with amino-acid sequence MAGPALSSGPDSPRVAELDRALDTIGVTRSHHTIIFLILIGCLFDAFEQNAVGIVGPMLREQWGLSASDIGFLNTVTFACAAIGRIVSGFIADRYGRRVMLSIDLLMFTLGAGICAMAPNFTVMALGRAVVGFGLGGEIAIAVTMLAEFCSTKFRGTAVGMVNVGAGGLGNFLAPGFGLLVFWMFPGDNAWRWLFACLMVPALLGAFYRRYIPETPRFLLSQGRVKETNAVLTRLASGRLSGKLAAPQQYITDDGTLAQAARPKVRVTEIFRGALARRTVPLCITIWMTYGAQISVLTLMPTILVTLGYSMSKSLLFTMVMQGGSLLGAIAASLLGFHFPRKRVLTAGAVCACLAALTIGFVAKSIVVILIAGAVFQFFVLLLNTTIWIFAPELYPTRVRAFGTAFILATGTAAGALMPLVAGRLFDAFGLVGVFGLAAAMYAVFVASVQCVPETYGQSPDALPLPGEAEPDDRPPGATLARSN; translated from the coding sequence ATGGCTGGACCTGCACTCTCTTCCGGGCCCGACTCGCCCCGAGTCGCCGAGCTCGATCGCGCGCTCGACACCATCGGCGTCACGCGCTCGCACCACACGATCATTTTTCTGATCCTCATCGGCTGCCTGTTCGATGCCTTCGAACAGAACGCGGTGGGCATCGTCGGACCCATGCTGCGCGAGCAGTGGGGGCTGAGCGCGTCGGACATCGGCTTCCTGAACACCGTCACCTTTGCCTGCGCGGCCATCGGGCGCATCGTGTCGGGCTTCATTGCAGACCGGTACGGTCGCCGCGTGATGCTGTCGATCGACCTGCTGATGTTCACGCTCGGCGCGGGCATCTGCGCGATGGCGCCCAACTTCACGGTGATGGCGCTGGGCCGCGCGGTGGTGGGCTTCGGCCTGGGTGGCGAGATCGCCATTGCCGTGACCATGCTGGCCGAGTTCTGCTCGACCAAGTTCCGCGGCACGGCCGTGGGGATGGTGAACGTGGGCGCGGGCGGCCTCGGCAACTTCCTCGCACCGGGCTTCGGCCTGCTGGTGTTCTGGATGTTCCCCGGCGACAACGCCTGGCGCTGGCTGTTCGCCTGCCTCATGGTGCCGGCCTTGCTCGGTGCGTTCTATCGCCGCTACATCCCCGAGACGCCGCGCTTCCTGCTGTCGCAGGGCCGCGTGAAGGAAACGAATGCAGTGCTGACGCGCCTCGCATCGGGGCGGCTGTCGGGCAAGCTGGCAGCGCCCCAGCAATACATCACCGACGACGGCACGCTGGCGCAGGCCGCACGGCCGAAGGTGCGCGTGACCGAGATCTTCCGCGGCGCGCTGGCGCGGCGCACGGTGCCGTTGTGCATCACGATCTGGATGACCTACGGCGCGCAGATCTCGGTGCTCACGCTGATGCCGACCATCCTCGTGACGCTGGGCTACAGCATGTCCAAGAGCCTGCTGTTCACGATGGTGATGCAGGGCGGCAGCCTGCTGGGCGCCATTGCGGCCTCGCTGCTGGGCTTTCACTTTCCGCGCAAGCGCGTGCTGACGGCCGGCGCCGTGTGCGCCTGCCTGGCGGCGCTGACCATCGGCTTCGTGGCCAAGAGCATCGTCGTGATCCTCATTGCGGGCGCGGTGTTCCAGTTCTTCGTGCTGCTGCTCAACACCACCATCTGGATCTTCGCGCCCGAGCTGTACCCGACGCGCGTGCGCGCTTTCGGCACGGCCTTCATCCTTGCGACGGGCACTGCGGCAGGCGCGCTGATGCCGCTGGTGGCGGGCCGCCTGTTCGATGCGTTCGGGCTGGTCGGTGTGTTCGGCCTGGCCGCTGCGATGTACGCGGTATTCGTCGCCAGCGTGCAGTGCGTGCCCGAGACCTACGGCCAGTCGCCCGATGCGCTGCCGTTGCCCGGCGAGGCCGAGCCCGACGACCGCCCACCCGGTGCGACGCTGGCCCGCTCGAACTGA
- a CDS encoding carboxylesterase/lipase family protein: MHCPRSFAGLFRLLFRTTVLWALAVLAAPALAAYNQSLTRALDAGQIYGKVAANNTHAFLGIPFAQPPVGSLRWRAPQPPQPWSGARAATTLAGMCAQVGNPFGEPDPATFGQPVGTEDCLYLNVWRPNSSAENLPVFFWIHGGSNTKGSAREPAYDGAYLAQKANMVVVTVQYRMGMLGWLNHPAMKTGNALDDSGNFTTLDLVRALDWVKANARAFGGNPGLVTVAGQSAGCINTWGLLQSPLADGKFHRAVCMSGVPNAYPPVVGTLAADSLIDSLLVDSGRASTALQAAAQRLTMSQSDIAALLRGASAAQIMKFTPSPVVPGHFTDGTVIRASGLPGLIAGNYNKMPLMIGSTHDEGSYFAFLFGMGQPSPQELWNLSNYAPPGSVTFNQLIKPEFQPIYTQTHEVISYALDNVIDNVIRVLRLQNGDIYRYNYNWDDTPQPWKDTFGAFHGIDVAALFGNFVTDEPNFMRFAWSSANASSRKALSDKFIGHTASFARYGAPSRMFDGQTTWNNWTNFVCLLCSKRMVFDNQPRMSADDYLFFWPRYSLLSPQQREFLFQQIDFNALPDSVDPLRNGTR, translated from the coding sequence ATGCATTGCCCCCGTTCTTTCGCAGGCCTCTTTCGCCTGCTGTTTCGCACCACGGTCCTGTGGGCGCTCGCCGTGCTCGCAGCGCCCGCGCTGGCCGCCTACAACCAGAGCCTCACGCGCGCGCTCGACGCCGGCCAGATCTACGGCAAGGTTGCCGCCAACAACACGCACGCCTTCCTGGGCATTCCCTTCGCGCAGCCGCCGGTCGGCAGCCTGCGCTGGCGCGCCCCGCAGCCGCCGCAACCGTGGAGCGGCGCGCGTGCCGCGACCACGCTGGCCGGCATGTGCGCGCAGGTCGGCAACCCCTTCGGCGAGCCCGATCCGGCCACCTTCGGCCAGCCCGTGGGCACGGAAGACTGCCTGTACCTGAACGTGTGGCGCCCGAACTCCAGCGCCGAGAACCTGCCGGTGTTCTTCTGGATCCACGGCGGCAGCAACACGAAGGGCTCGGCGCGCGAGCCGGCCTACGACGGGGCCTACCTGGCGCAGAAGGCCAACATGGTGGTGGTCACCGTGCAGTACCGCATGGGCATGCTGGGCTGGCTGAACCACCCGGCGATGAAAACCGGCAACGCGCTGGACGACTCGGGCAACTTCACCACGCTCGACCTCGTGCGCGCGCTCGACTGGGTGAAGGCCAACGCGCGCGCTTTCGGCGGCAACCCGGGGCTGGTGACGGTGGCGGGCCAGTCGGCCGGCTGCATCAACACCTGGGGCCTGCTGCAGTCGCCGCTGGCCGATGGCAAGTTCCATCGTGCGGTGTGCATGTCGGGCGTGCCCAACGCCTACCCGCCGGTGGTGGGCACGCTGGCGGCCGACTCGCTGATCGACAGCCTGCTGGTCGACAGCGGTCGCGCTTCCACCGCGCTGCAGGCCGCGGCGCAGCGCCTTACGATGAGCCAGTCCGACATCGCCGCGCTGCTGCGCGGCGCGAGCGCGGCGCAGATCATGAAGTTCACGCCCAGCCCCGTGGTGCCCGGCCACTTCACCGACGGCACCGTGATCCGCGCGAGCGGCCTGCCCGGGCTGATTGCGGGCAACTACAACAAGATGCCGCTGATGATCGGCTCCACGCATGACGAGGGCTCGTACTTCGCCTTCCTGTTCGGCATGGGCCAGCCTTCGCCGCAGGAGCTCTGGAACCTGAGCAACTACGCGCCGCCCGGCAGCGTCACCTTCAACCAGCTGATCAAGCCCGAGTTCCAGCCGATCTACACGCAGACGCATGAAGTGATCAGCTACGCGCTGGACAACGTGATCGACAACGTGATCCGCGTGCTGCGCCTGCAGAACGGCGACATCTACCGCTACAACTACAACTGGGACGACACGCCGCAGCCCTGGAAGGACACCTTCGGCGCGTTCCACGGCATCGACGTGGCGGCGCTGTTCGGCAACTTCGTGACCGACGAGCCGAACTTCATGCGCTTTGCGTGGAGCAGCGCGAACGCGAGCAGCCGCAAGGCGCTGTCGGACAAGTTCATCGGCCACACGGCGAGCTTTGCCCGCTACGGCGCGCCGAGCCGCATGTTCGACGGCCAGACGACCTGGAACAACTGGACCAACTTCGTGTGCCTGCTGTGCAGCAAGCGGATGGTCTTCGACAACCAGCCGCGCATGTCGGCCGACGACTACCTGTTCTTCTGGCCGCGCTACTCGCTGCTGTCGCCGCAGCAGCGCGAGTTCCTGTTCCAGCAGATCGACTTCAATGCGCTGCCCGATTCGGTCGATCCACTGCGCAACGGTACCCGCTGA
- a CDS encoding CaiB/BaiF CoA transferase family protein produces MSTGALPLDGIRVIDFTQVMMGPVCTQMLADHGADVIKVERKGAGDLSRSTFAPVAGNDNPIFCSLNRNKRSVEIDLRDAEQMELVKALIAGADVVTNNFRAGVMERLGLGYEDCKRLNPRIIYAVGTGFGETGPYAHKGGQDVLAQALTGVMARRADASVPVSIYPTALADYTAGMHMVQGILLALLQRERTGEGQKISVSLYNSMLAMQMQEAAMVMMEDSEVNWAAMPLSGVFDTQTGPLVLVGAFKANPLRDICTALGIGDLSVDARFSGMAAQFAHKAELHAIFRERFASNTRDHWLAKLEEQDLLSAPVRDMREALVDPQTLHNAMILEGDASSSRPLKFIASPIQMSGAKAGLRREPPRLGQHTEEVLAEARALIEEADA; encoded by the coding sequence ATGAGCACCGGTGCACTGCCGCTCGACGGCATCCGCGTGATCGACTTCACGCAGGTCATGATGGGCCCGGTCTGCACGCAGATGCTGGCCGACCATGGCGCCGACGTCATCAAGGTCGAGCGCAAGGGCGCGGGCGACCTGAGCCGCTCGACCTTCGCGCCGGTGGCCGGCAACGACAACCCGATCTTCTGCAGCCTGAACCGCAACAAGCGCAGCGTGGAAATCGACCTGCGCGACGCGGAGCAGATGGAGCTGGTGAAGGCGCTGATTGCCGGCGCCGACGTGGTCACCAACAACTTCCGCGCCGGCGTGATGGAGCGGCTGGGCCTGGGCTACGAAGACTGCAAGCGCCTGAACCCGCGCATCATCTACGCGGTGGGCACCGGCTTCGGCGAAACCGGCCCTTACGCCCACAAGGGCGGGCAGGACGTGCTGGCGCAGGCGCTCACCGGCGTGATGGCGCGCCGCGCCGATGCCTCGGTGCCGGTCTCGATCTACCCGACTGCGCTGGCCGACTACACCGCGGGCATGCACATGGTGCAGGGCATCCTGCTGGCGCTGCTGCAGCGCGAGCGCACCGGCGAAGGCCAGAAGATTTCCGTGTCGCTCTACAACTCCATGCTCGCGATGCAGATGCAGGAAGCGGCCATGGTCATGATGGAAGACTCCGAGGTGAACTGGGCCGCGATGCCGCTGTCGGGCGTGTTCGACACCCAGACCGGGCCGCTGGTGCTGGTGGGCGCGTTCAAGGCCAACCCGCTGCGCGACATCTGCACGGCGCTGGGCATCGGCGACCTGTCGGTCGATGCGCGCTTCTCGGGCATGGCGGCGCAGTTCGCCCACAAGGCCGAGCTGCATGCGATCTTCCGCGAGCGCTTTGCCAGCAACACGCGCGACCACTGGCTGGCAAAGCTCGAAGAGCAAGACCTGCTGTCGGCTCCTGTGCGCGACATGCGCGAGGCGCTGGTCGATCCGCAGACGCTGCACAACGCGATGATTCTCGAAGGCGATGCGTCGTCGAGTCGTCCGCTCAAGTTCATCGCCAGCCCGATCCAGATGTCGGGCGCCAAGGCCGGCCTGCGGCGCGAACCGCCCAGGCTCGGGCAGCACACAGAAGAAGTGCTGGCGGAAGCGCGCGCGCTGATCGAGGAGGCCGACGCATGA
- a CDS encoding enoyl-CoA hydratase-related protein, with protein sequence MSVLYDVVDHVATVTIDRPEVLNAVDLSTEAELQRIWTDIESRDDIRAVVLTGAGERSFCAGADLKNTSNLKGIEYWAAARTGGFGGIALRETLDVPVIARVNGLALGGGFEMVLGCDIVVACDEASFGLPEPLVGRLPLDGGMLLLQRQIPYRQAMGMMFTGQRVKAPRALEMGLVNEVVPRAELDTAVHRWVQQMLACAPLSLKAIKQVVRRTGTLAPADAHRMRLPALVAALQSEDANEGVLAFQQKRKPQWLGR encoded by the coding sequence ATGAGTGTTCTCTACGACGTCGTCGACCATGTAGCCACCGTCACCATCGACCGGCCCGAAGTGCTCAATGCGGTCGACCTGTCGACCGAGGCCGAACTGCAGCGCATCTGGACCGACATCGAATCGCGCGACGACATCCGGGCGGTGGTGCTCACCGGTGCGGGCGAGCGCTCGTTCTGCGCGGGTGCCGATCTGAAGAACACCTCGAATCTCAAGGGCATCGAGTACTGGGCCGCGGCCCGCACCGGCGGCTTCGGCGGCATCGCGCTGCGCGAGACGCTCGACGTGCCGGTGATCGCGCGCGTCAACGGCCTGGCGCTTGGCGGCGGCTTCGAGATGGTGCTGGGCTGTGACATCGTGGTGGCCTGCGACGAAGCCAGCTTCGGCCTGCCCGAGCCGCTGGTGGGGCGACTGCCGCTGGACGGCGGCATGCTGCTGCTGCAGCGGCAGATTCCCTACCGTCAGGCCATGGGCATGATGTTCACCGGCCAGCGCGTGAAGGCGCCGCGCGCGCTCGAGATGGGCCTGGTCAACGAGGTGGTGCCGCGCGCCGAGCTCGATACGGCCGTTCACCGCTGGGTGCAGCAGATGCTGGCCTGCGCCCCGCTGTCGCTCAAGGCCATCAAGCAGGTGGTGCGCCGCACCGGCACGCTGGCACCGGCCGACGCGCACCGCATGCGGTTGCCCGCACTGGTGGCGGCGCTGCAGTCCGAAGACGCGAACGAAGGCGTGCTGGCGTTCCAGCAGAAACGCAAGCCGCAGTGGCTGGGCCGCTAG
- the fdxA gene encoding ferredoxin, translating into MAYVITAACIDVKDGACVKCCPVDCIYEGERTLYIHPDECIDCGVCVSACPTQAIYEDLRLPPEMEHFTAINREFFAANVSGLGSPGGADAKRVPCDHPAVAAFPHAPG; encoded by the coding sequence ATGGCTTACGTCATTACCGCTGCCTGCATCGACGTCAAGGACGGCGCCTGCGTCAAGTGCTGTCCGGTCGATTGCATCTACGAAGGCGAGCGCACTCTGTACATTCACCCGGATGAATGCATCGACTGCGGCGTTTGCGTGTCTGCCTGTCCCACGCAGGCCATCTACGAAGACCTTCGGCTGCCGCCCGAAATGGAACACTTCACGGCCATCAACCGCGAATTTTTCGCGGCCAACGTCAGCGGGCTCGGTTCGCCCGGCGGCGCCGACGCGAAGCGCGTGCCCTGCGACCATCCGGCCGTTGCCGCGTTTCCGCACGCACCGGGCTGA
- a CDS encoding MurR/RpiR family transcriptional regulator, which produces MSADSFVRRVRSQLDQLSATERQLADFVLEFPGELASYAGNELAELAGVSPSTVSRFIRRIGYENYEEARRQVREEKQTGSPLFQNATEASKRGHLVATHFQQSQANLASTFERLSDKQMAEIVKAIIGAGQVLIFGTRSSHAFALYLRWQIIQVVPRVTAIPGPGETLAEHLAGLGERDCVIVFGTRRQTRQLDTLLAGAQRVGAKIVYISDRASPDFAGATWSLQCDCRGPGLLDNHAAVMGVCDLIATMVIEAAGSAGRKRLAAIELGHEENDEL; this is translated from the coding sequence ATGTCCGCCGATTCCTTCGTCCGCCGCGTTCGCAGCCAGCTCGACCAGCTGTCCGCGACCGAACGCCAGCTTGCCGATTTCGTCCTGGAGTTTCCCGGCGAGCTGGCCAGCTATGCGGGCAACGAACTCGCGGAGCTTGCGGGCGTGTCGCCCTCCACGGTGAGCCGGTTCATCCGGCGCATCGGCTATGAGAACTACGAAGAGGCGCGGCGCCAGGTGCGCGAAGAAAAGCAGACGGGCTCGCCGCTGTTCCAGAACGCGACCGAAGCCTCGAAGCGCGGCCACCTCGTGGCCACGCACTTCCAGCAGTCGCAGGCCAACCTCGCGAGCACCTTCGAGCGCCTGAGCGACAAGCAGATGGCCGAGATCGTGAAGGCGATCATCGGCGCGGGGCAGGTGCTGATCTTCGGCACGCGCAGCAGCCACGCGTTCGCGCTGTACCTGCGCTGGCAGATCATCCAGGTGGTGCCGCGCGTCACCGCCATTCCGGGCCCCGGCGAAACGCTGGCCGAGCATCTGGCGGGGCTGGGCGAGCGCGACTGCGTGATCGTGTTCGGCACGCGCCGCCAGACGCGCCAGCTCGACACGCTGCTCGCGGGCGCGCAGCGCGTCGGCGCCAAAATCGTCTACATCAGCGACCGCGCCTCGCCCGATTTCGCGGGCGCCACGTGGTCGCTTCAATGCGACTGCCGCGGCCCGGGGCTGCTCGACAACCACGCGGCCGTGATGGGCGTGTGCGATCTGATCGCCACGATGGTGATCGAGGCCGCAGGCTCGGCCGGCCGCAAGCGGCTGGCGGCGATCGAGCTGGGGCACGAGGAAAACGACGAGCTCTGA
- a CDS encoding LysR family transcriptional regulator, producing the protein MHASILKYFIEVASCGSVRKASERLYVAASAVNRQIHKLEDELGVELFDRMPNGLRLNAAGERLLKHAQETLHQYQVMRTELDALKGERTGHVKVAAMDSFFEEMLPSAVEDFLQVFPAVTYTITAVQPMDVPQMVMSGQVDVGMTFVSRLPGGVAAVALANLPIGVVMPPGHPLANHASVSLKECARYPFLRSSSHPVISAGLSPEFAAFWDDMEPAATCNSTPMLKRLIMAGKGISCFSKIAFIEDLKRGDLIWRPFELPALDQLQVGIVVPSQRVLPHVTQNFVGRMARRLTQLEIAAAAV; encoded by the coding sequence ATGCACGCCAGCATCCTCAAGTACTTCATCGAGGTCGCAAGCTGCGGCTCGGTGCGCAAGGCCTCGGAGCGGCTCTACGTGGCGGCCAGCGCCGTCAACCGGCAGATCCACAAGCTCGAAGACGAGCTGGGCGTGGAGCTGTTCGACCGCATGCCCAACGGCCTGCGGCTCAATGCGGCCGGCGAGCGCCTGCTCAAGCACGCGCAGGAAACGCTGCACCAGTACCAGGTGATGCGCACCGAGCTCGATGCGCTGAAGGGCGAGCGCACCGGCCACGTCAAGGTGGCCGCGATGGACTCCTTCTTCGAGGAGATGCTGCCGTCGGCGGTCGAAGATTTTCTGCAGGTGTTCCCGGCCGTCACGTACACCATCACCGCAGTGCAGCCGATGGACGTGCCGCAGATGGTGATGTCGGGGCAGGTCGACGTGGGCATGACCTTCGTGAGCCGGCTGCCGGGCGGCGTGGCCGCGGTGGCGCTGGCCAACCTGCCCATCGGCGTGGTGATGCCGCCGGGCCATCCGCTGGCCAACCACGCCAGCGTGTCGCTGAAGGAATGCGCGCGCTACCCGTTCCTGCGCTCCAGTTCGCACCCGGTCATCAGCGCTGGGCTGTCGCCCGAGTTCGCTGCGTTCTGGGACGACATGGAGCCGGCTGCCACCTGCAATTCGACGCCGATGCTCAAGCGGCTGATCATGGCGGGCAAGGGCATCTCGTGCTTCTCGAAGATCGCCTTCATCGAAGACCTGAAGCGTGGCGACCTGATCTGGCGGCCCTTCGAGCTGCCCGCGCTCGACCAGTTGCAGGTCGGCATCGTGGTGCCGTCGCAGCGCGTGCTGCCGCACGTCACACAGAACTTTGTCGGTCGCATGGCGCGGCGGCTGACCCAGTTGGAGATTGCGGCGGCTGCCGTCTGA
- a CDS encoding peroxiredoxin-like family protein, whose protein sequence is MKFSPGDVVPATVLETIHGKPLQLPDAGARWVHLQFRRFAGCPVCNFHLLTFARRQGELAAAGVREVVLFHSSAQEMRQYQAQLPFDCVADPTKTHYRHFGVETSRLAFLHPRVFWSGLRWVLATGRFYQRAENGITGLPADLLLDARGTVVAAKYGRHADDHWDVDELLALAGSARS, encoded by the coding sequence ATGAAGTTCTCTCCCGGCGATGTGGTGCCCGCCACGGTCCTGGAAACGATCCACGGAAAGCCCTTGCAGCTGCCGGACGCCGGCGCGCGCTGGGTCCACCTGCAGTTTCGCCGTTTCGCGGGCTGCCCGGTCTGCAACTTCCATCTGCTGACTTTTGCCCGAAGGCAGGGCGAGCTGGCGGCGGCGGGCGTCCGCGAGGTCGTGCTCTTTCATTCGTCCGCGCAGGAGATGCGTCAGTACCAGGCGCAGTTGCCGTTCGACTGCGTGGCCGACCCGACCAAGACCCACTACCGGCACTTTGGCGTGGAAACCTCGCGGCTGGCCTTCCTGCACCCGCGCGTCTTCTGGAGCGGCCTGCGCTGGGTTCTTGCGACGGGCCGCTTCTACCAGCGGGCGGAGAACGGCATCACGGGTTTGCCGGCCGACCTGCTCCTCGACGCGCGGGGCACCGTGGTCGCTGCCAAATACGGCCGGCACGCAGACGACCACTGGGACGTCGACGAGCTGCTGGCGCTGGCCGGCTCGGCGAGGTCCTAG
- a CDS encoding aspartate/glutamate racemase family protein, with protein sequence MPDILLINPNASVATTDMMVGIASAEAPAGCRVTGRTAVQGPPMIVNEDELNAAALEVLKVWRAAADEGWDGVIVSAFGDPGVELLRREAGVPVVGIAEASMLAAGEGGRRFGIATVTPDLVVPIEARAAALGLRAQYSGIRLTQGDPRALAADALALEEALAQAVQRCIDDDGAQAVIIGGGPLGQAALALTPRFKVPVIAPIGAAMRLLCSKLAVTP encoded by the coding sequence ATGCCCGACATCCTGCTCATCAACCCCAACGCATCCGTCGCGACCACCGACATGATGGTCGGCATCGCGTCCGCAGAAGCCCCCGCCGGTTGCCGCGTGACCGGCCGCACCGCGGTGCAGGGCCCGCCGATGATCGTCAACGAAGACGAGCTGAACGCGGCCGCGCTCGAGGTGCTGAAGGTGTGGCGCGCGGCAGCAGACGAGGGGTGGGACGGCGTGATCGTCAGCGCCTTCGGCGACCCCGGCGTGGAGCTGCTGCGCCGCGAAGCCGGCGTGCCCGTGGTCGGCATTGCCGAAGCCTCGATGCTCGCGGCGGGTGAGGGCGGCCGGCGCTTCGGCATCGCGACCGTCACGCCCGACCTCGTGGTGCCCATCGAGGCGCGCGCCGCGGCGCTCGGGCTGCGCGCGCAGTACAGCGGCATCCGCCTGACGCAGGGCGATCCGCGTGCGCTCGCGGCCGATGCGCTCGCGCTCGAAGAAGCCCTGGCGCAGGCCGTGCAACGCTGCATCGACGACGACGGCGCGCAGGCCGTGATCATCGGCGGCGGTCCGCTCGGGCAGGCCGCACTGGCGTTGACGCCGCGTTTCAAGGTGCCGGTGATCGCGCCGATCGGCGCTGCGATGCGGCTGCTGTGTTCGAAGCTCGCGGTCACGCCGTGA
- a CDS encoding response regulator transcription factor — translation MIDILMVDDHTIFRSGLQRLLLDETDLRTTAEAGNGAEALELVRQRRFDVVLLDINMEGRNGLEVLASMRAAQPALPVLMLSMYAEEQYALVAIQAGARGYIAKDAEPAELVRAIRCVAAGGQYLSARAASQVSGQLEGRDDRPAHQRLTVREHQIMLMMLKGVSLTAIGDEMLISVKTVSTHRSNILDKLGVASTAELVLYAVRHGIIQ, via the coding sequence ATGATCGACATCCTGATGGTCGACGACCACACGATCTTCCGTTCAGGCCTGCAGCGCCTGCTGCTCGACGAGACCGACCTGCGCACCACGGCCGAGGCCGGCAACGGCGCCGAGGCGCTCGAGCTCGTGCGCCAGCGCCGCTTCGACGTGGTGCTGCTCGACATCAACATGGAGGGCCGCAACGGCCTGGAAGTGCTGGCCTCGATGCGCGCGGCGCAGCCCGCGCTGCCGGTGCTCATGCTGTCGATGTACGCCGAGGAACAGTACGCGCTGGTCGCGATCCAGGCCGGCGCGCGCGGCTACATCGCCAAGGATGCGGAGCCCGCCGAGCTGGTGCGCGCCATCCGCTGCGTGGCGGCCGGTGGCCAGTACCTGAGTGCGCGCGCCGCCTCGCAGGTCAGCGGCCAGCTCGAAGGCCGCGACGACCGCCCGGCGCACCAGCGGCTCACGGTGCGCGAGCACCAGATCATGCTCATGATGCTCAAGGGCGTGTCACTCACGGCCATCGGCGACGAGATGCTCATCAGCGTGAAGACCGTGAGCACGCACCGCAGCAACATCCTCGACAAGCTGGGCGTGGCCAGCACGGCGGAGCTGGTGCTCTATGCCGTGCGCCACGGGATCATCCAGTAG